In a genomic window of Leifsonia xyli subsp. cynodontis DSM 46306:
- the sufD gene encoding Fe-S cluster assembly protein SufD: MTSASTPTQTTAPAPPAHLRAPVPVQTRSERFTSTEVADFPEVTGREVMWKHTPVARLTELLAGELDGAPYLYDVTTAPRVTTAWIGRDDARIGAAGAPEDRASATAWTGFERALLVSIAGDDAKEVTLTRSALGGAARAAHTVVEVADGARATLILQNSGPAHLSENVEFLVGKDADLTVVSVQEWDADALHLAAHFAELAEGGRLKHVAVTLGGSVVRLNPSAHLAGARSEAELLGAYFADASQHLEQQVYVHHDGAETRSRVTYKGALQGEGARTVWIGDVLIGPKAVGTDTYEQNRNLVLTDGARADSIPNLEIETGDIVGAGHASATGRFDDEQLFYLQSRGIPEEEARRLVVRGFLFEIVQQIGSPALQERLQTAIEAELALSVTAAS, translated from the coding sequence ATGACGTCCGCAAGCACACCGACGCAGACCACCGCGCCGGCCCCACCGGCGCATCTGCGCGCGCCCGTCCCGGTTCAGACCCGTTCGGAGCGTTTCACCTCCACGGAGGTGGCCGACTTCCCCGAGGTCACCGGCCGCGAAGTCATGTGGAAGCACACCCCTGTCGCGCGCCTGACCGAACTGCTCGCCGGCGAGCTCGATGGCGCTCCGTACCTCTACGACGTGACGACGGCCCCGCGGGTGACCACCGCCTGGATCGGCCGCGACGATGCCCGCATCGGCGCCGCCGGCGCTCCGGAGGACCGCGCCTCGGCCACCGCCTGGACCGGCTTCGAGCGGGCGCTGCTCGTCTCGATCGCCGGGGACGACGCCAAGGAGGTCACCCTCACCCGGTCGGCCCTCGGCGGCGCGGCGCGCGCCGCGCACACCGTCGTGGAGGTCGCCGACGGCGCCCGTGCCACGCTCATCCTGCAGAACAGCGGTCCCGCGCACCTCAGTGAGAACGTCGAGTTCCTCGTCGGGAAGGACGCCGACCTCACCGTCGTGTCCGTCCAGGAGTGGGACGCCGATGCGCTTCACCTGGCCGCGCACTTCGCTGAGCTCGCGGAGGGCGGGCGTCTCAAACACGTCGCCGTCACGCTCGGCGGCAGCGTCGTCCGGCTGAACCCATCGGCGCACCTCGCCGGCGCTCGTTCGGAGGCTGAGCTCCTCGGCGCGTACTTCGCCGACGCGAGCCAGCACCTCGAGCAGCAGGTGTACGTCCACCACGACGGCGCGGAGACCCGCAGCCGGGTCACCTACAAGGGCGCGCTGCAGGGGGAGGGCGCACGCACGGTCTGGATCGGCGACGTGCTGATCGGCCCGAAAGCGGTCGGCACTGACACGTACGAGCAGAACCGGAACCTCGTCCTGACGGACGGCGCCCGCGCCGACTCCATCCCGAACCTGGAGATCGAGACCGGCGACATCGTCGGCGCCGGGCACGCCAGCGCCACCGGGCGCTTCGACGACGAGCAGCTGTTCTATCTGCAGTCCCGCGGCATTCCGGAGGAGGAGGCGCGCCGCCTGGTCGTGCGCGGGTTCCTCTTCGAGATCGTGCAGCAGATCGGCTCGCCCGCGCTGCAGGAGCGTCTGCAGACCGCGATCGAAGCCGAGCTCGCCCTCTCCGTCACGGCGGCGAGCTGA
- a CDS encoding non-heme iron oxygenase ferredoxin subunit — protein sequence MAGTRVLPAAELVENQPTRVVVDGVPIALVKDSAGDIHAIGDTCTHGEISLSEGFVEGETLECWAHGSPFSLITGKPLNLPAYEPVPVFPVEVIDGDVYIDPTITKEIQ from the coding sequence ATGGCCGGCACCCGCGTGCTCCCGGCGGCGGAGCTGGTCGAGAACCAGCCGACGCGGGTGGTGGTGGACGGCGTCCCCATCGCACTCGTCAAGGACTCCGCCGGCGACATCCACGCCATCGGCGACACCTGCACGCACGGCGAGATCTCGCTGTCCGAAGGCTTCGTCGAAGGCGAGACGCTCGAGTGCTGGGCCCACGGGTCCCCGTTCTCGCTGATCACCGGCAAACCCCTCAACCTCCCGGCGTACGAGCCGGTCCCTGTCTTCCCGGTCGAGGTCATCGACGGAGACGTCTACATCGACCCGACCATCACGAAAGAGATCCAGTAA
- a CDS encoding metal-sulfur cluster assembly factor — MPSTLSPALFDQVEETLKNVMDPELGINVVDLGLIYDLGWDDENNALIISMTLTSAGCPLTDVLEEQTAESLDGIVEAFRINWVWMPPWGPERITDDGRDMMRALGFAI, encoded by the coding sequence ATGCCCAGCACGCTGAGCCCGGCGCTCTTCGACCAGGTCGAGGAGACGCTCAAGAATGTCATGGACCCCGAGCTCGGGATCAACGTGGTCGACCTCGGCCTGATCTACGATCTGGGCTGGGACGACGAGAACAACGCGCTCATCATCTCCATGACGCTGACCAGTGCCGGCTGCCCGCTCACCGATGTGCTCGAGGAGCAGACCGCCGAGAGCCTCGACGGTATCGTCGAAGCCTTCCGTATCAACTGGGTGTGGATGCCCCCCTGGGGTCCCGAGCGCATCACCGACGACGGCCGCGACATGATGCGCGCCCTCGGCTTCGCGATCTGA
- the abc-f gene encoding ribosomal protection-like ABC-F family protein, translating to MLSVQGLELRVGARLLMEDVSFRVAAGDKIGLVGRNGAGKTTLTKVLAGDLLPTAGSVDRSGELGYLPQDPRSGNLDDLARTRILDARGLGSIVLGMQQATLDMASEETAVSTAAMKTYGRLEERFHMLGGYAAEAEAASIASNLNLPDRILDQPLKTLSGGQRRRIELARILFSDARTMILDEPTNHLDADSIVWLREFLKGYSGGFIVISHDVDLVGETVNRVFYLDANRQVIDIYNMGWKNYQRQRAADEERRKKERANAEKKASALQSQAARFGAKATKAAAAHQMVARAEKLLAGLDEVRQTDRVAKLRFPTPAPCGKTPLQASDLSKSYGSLEIFTAVDLAIDRGSKVVVLGLNGAGKTTLLRMLAGVDKPDTGSIEPGHGLRIGYYAQEHETIDVERSVLQNMVSSSPALTETEVRKVLGSFLFTGDDAHKRAGVLSGGEKTRLALAMIVVSGANVLLLDEPTNNLDPASRDEILDALAHYEGAVILVSHDEGAVEALNPERVLILPDGVEDHWNKDYLELISLA from the coding sequence GTGCTGAGTGTGCAGGGGCTTGAGCTGCGTGTGGGGGCGCGATTGCTGATGGAGGACGTCAGCTTCCGCGTCGCCGCGGGCGACAAGATCGGGCTCGTCGGGCGCAACGGCGCCGGGAAGACGACCCTGACCAAAGTGCTCGCCGGCGATCTGCTGCCGACCGCCGGCTCCGTCGACCGCAGCGGCGAGCTGGGCTACCTGCCGCAGGACCCGCGTTCGGGGAACCTGGACGATCTCGCCCGCACGCGCATCCTGGACGCCCGCGGGCTCGGCTCCATCGTGCTCGGGATGCAGCAGGCGACGCTCGACATGGCCAGCGAGGAGACCGCCGTGTCGACCGCCGCGATGAAGACGTACGGCCGACTGGAGGAGCGCTTCCACATGCTCGGCGGCTATGCGGCAGAGGCGGAGGCAGCCTCCATCGCCAGCAACCTCAACCTGCCCGACCGCATCCTGGATCAGCCGCTGAAGACGCTGTCGGGCGGACAGCGGCGGCGCATCGAGCTGGCGCGCATCCTGTTCTCCGATGCCCGCACAATGATCCTCGACGAGCCGACCAACCACCTCGATGCCGACTCCATCGTCTGGCTGCGGGAGTTTCTGAAGGGCTACTCCGGCGGGTTCATCGTCATCTCGCACGATGTGGATCTGGTGGGGGAGACCGTCAATCGCGTCTTCTACCTGGATGCGAACCGGCAGGTCATCGACATCTACAACATGGGCTGGAAGAACTATCAGCGCCAGCGCGCGGCCGACGAGGAACGCCGCAAGAAGGAGCGCGCGAACGCGGAGAAGAAGGCGAGCGCCCTCCAGTCGCAGGCCGCCAGGTTCGGCGCGAAGGCCACGAAGGCCGCCGCCGCGCACCAGATGGTCGCGCGGGCTGAGAAGCTGCTGGCCGGACTCGATGAGGTCCGCCAGACGGACCGGGTGGCGAAACTGCGTTTCCCCACCCCGGCCCCGTGCGGCAAGACACCGCTGCAAGCCAGCGACCTGTCGAAGAGCTACGGCTCGCTGGAGATCTTCACCGCGGTGGACCTCGCGATCGACCGCGGTTCGAAGGTCGTGGTGCTCGGCCTCAACGGCGCTGGGAAGACGACCCTGCTTCGGATGCTCGCCGGCGTCGACAAGCCCGACACCGGCTCGATCGAGCCCGGTCACGGGCTCCGCATCGGCTACTACGCCCAGGAGCACGAGACCATCGACGTCGAGCGCAGTGTGCTTCAGAACATGGTGTCGTCCTCACCGGCGCTCACCGAGACCGAGGTGCGGAAGGTTCTCGGATCGTTCCTCTTCACCGGGGACGACGCGCACAAACGGGCCGGGGTGCTCTCGGGCGGGGAGAAGACCCGTCTCGCGCTGGCGATGATCGTGGTCTCGGGGGCGAACGTCCTGCTGCTGGACGAACCGACCAACAACCTCGACCCGGCCAGCCGTGACGAGATCCTGGATGCGCTCGCGCACTACGAGGGCGCGGTGATCCTGGTCAGCCACGATGAAGGGGCGGTGGAGGCGCTAAACCCGGAGCGGGTGCTGATCCTGCCGGACGGCGTCGAGGATCATTGGAACAAGGACTACTTAGAGCTCATTTCTCTGGCGTAG
- a CDS encoding SURF1 family cytochrome oxidase biogenesis protein, with product MTREPAEQSGWRFAFSRRWLGYIAFAVLFAIACGFLSTWQLARSKEAATANALIAANFDSEPTALTDALPSLDAYSPRQEWRRVTVTGVYEKDKELLVRNRPFNGSPGFEVLTPLRTADGALFIVDRGWVPTGASTDDPDRVPAAPSGTVTVVTRLKASEPAIPGRTATGMQVGTIQLSVVRQKLGDADVYTGAYGLLDSQRPQPTDSPAPTVTAPPTRDEGLHWSYMIQWIIFALIGFFGLGYALRAEYRKRNEHDPAERARAAERERKRRARRSDADVEDELLDAAP from the coding sequence GTGACCCGGGAGCCCGCGGAGCAGTCCGGCTGGCGGTTCGCATTCTCGCGGCGCTGGCTGGGCTACATCGCGTTCGCCGTCCTCTTCGCGATCGCTTGCGGTTTCCTCTCCACCTGGCAGCTCGCACGCAGCAAGGAGGCCGCGACGGCGAATGCGCTCATCGCGGCGAACTTCGACTCCGAGCCCACTGCTCTCACGGACGCACTGCCCTCCCTCGACGCCTACTCGCCCCGGCAGGAATGGAGACGGGTGACGGTGACGGGCGTCTACGAGAAGGACAAGGAACTCCTGGTCCGCAACCGCCCGTTCAACGGCAGCCCCGGTTTCGAGGTGCTCACGCCGCTGCGCACCGCCGACGGGGCGCTGTTCATCGTCGACCGTGGCTGGGTCCCGACCGGCGCCAGCACCGACGACCCCGACCGGGTGCCCGCCGCGCCGTCGGGCACGGTGACCGTGGTCACACGTCTGAAAGCCAGCGAGCCCGCCATCCCCGGACGCACCGCCACCGGAATGCAGGTGGGCACCATCCAGCTCTCGGTCGTGCGGCAGAAGCTCGGCGACGCGGATGTCTACACCGGGGCTTACGGGCTCCTCGACTCACAGCGCCCGCAGCCCACCGACTCACCGGCTCCGACGGTCACCGCCCCGCCGACCCGCGACGAAGGTCTGCACTGGTCGTACATGATCCAGTGGATCATCTTCGCCCTGATCGGGTTCTTCGGTCTGGGGTACGCACTGCGCGCCGAATACCGCAAACGCAACGAGCACGACCCGGCGGAACGTGCCCGGGCGGCCGAACGCGAGCGGAAGCGGCGCGCGAGGCGCAGCGACGCGGATGTCGAGGACGAGCTGCTCGACGCGGCGCCGTAG
- the sufC gene encoding Fe-S cluster assembly ATPase SufC, translating into MSVLEIRDLHVTVETDQGVKPILNGVDLTIREGEIHAIMGPNGSGKSTLAYTIAGHPKYTVTQGSITLDGEDVLAMSVDERARAGLFLAMQYPVEIPGVTNTNFLRTAKTAVDGQAPAIRTWVKDIRESMANLRMDSSFAERNVNEGFSGGEKKRNEILQLELLKPTFAVLDETDSGLDVDALKVVSEGVNRAKANTGLGILLITHYTRILRYIQPDFVHVFVAGKVAEEGGPELAERLEEEGYDRFVDAPESASGVSSERAGA; encoded by the coding sequence ATGTCAGTCCTCGAGATCCGCGACCTGCACGTCACCGTCGAGACGGACCAGGGCGTGAAGCCCATCCTGAACGGTGTCGACCTGACCATCCGCGAGGGGGAGATCCACGCCATCATGGGCCCGAACGGCTCTGGGAAATCCACCCTGGCGTACACCATCGCCGGTCACCCGAAGTACACCGTCACCCAGGGCAGCATCACCCTCGACGGCGAGGATGTGCTCGCCATGAGCGTGGACGAGCGCGCCCGCGCCGGCCTCTTCCTCGCGATGCAGTACCCGGTGGAGATCCCCGGGGTGACCAACACGAATTTCCTCCGCACCGCCAAGACCGCCGTCGATGGCCAGGCCCCCGCCATCCGCACCTGGGTGAAGGACATCCGCGAGAGCATGGCGAACCTCCGGATGGACTCGTCGTTCGCGGAGCGCAACGTCAACGAGGGCTTCTCGGGCGGCGAGAAGAAGCGCAACGAAATCCTGCAGCTTGAACTGCTGAAGCCGACGTTCGCCGTGCTGGACGAGACCGACTCCGGGCTCGACGTGGACGCGCTGAAGGTCGTGTCGGAGGGCGTCAACCGGGCCAAGGCCAACACCGGTCTCGGCATTCTGCTGATCACGCACTACACGCGCATCCTGCGCTACATCCAACCGGACTTCGTGCATGTCTTCGTCGCGGGCAAGGTGGCGGAGGAGGGCGGCCCGGAACTCGCGGAGCGCCTGGAGGAGGAAGGCTACGACCGTTTCGTCGACGCCCCCGAGTCCGCGTCCGGCGTCTCCAGCGAACGGGCCGGGGCGTAG
- the fabG gene encoding 3-oxoacyl-ACP reductase FabG, with the protein MIIPRTVLVTGGNRGIGYAIAEEFVAQGHRVAVTARSGEGPAGSLTVRADVTDSVAVDAAFAEVEEKLGPVEVIIANAGITRDTLLMRMSDEDFDSVVDTNLGGAFRVVKRASKGMLKARWGRVVLISSVVGLYGSAGQVNYAASKAGLVGMARSLTRELGARGITANVVAPGFIETDMTAELPEAQQAEYKRSIPAGRFASPKEVARVVAWIAGDDAAYVSGTVIPVDGGLGMGH; encoded by the coding sequence ATGATCATCCCACGCACTGTCCTCGTCACCGGCGGCAACCGCGGCATAGGCTACGCCATCGCGGAGGAGTTCGTCGCGCAGGGGCACCGCGTCGCGGTCACCGCTCGCTCGGGCGAAGGCCCCGCCGGTTCGCTGACGGTGCGCGCCGATGTGACGGACAGCGTGGCCGTGGACGCCGCGTTCGCCGAGGTCGAGGAGAAGCTCGGCCCGGTGGAGGTCATCATCGCGAACGCGGGGATCACCCGCGACACCCTCCTCATGCGGATGTCGGACGAGGACTTCGACAGCGTGGTCGACACGAACCTCGGCGGCGCGTTCCGGGTGGTGAAGCGCGCCTCCAAGGGGATGCTGAAGGCCCGCTGGGGCCGCGTCGTGCTCATCTCCAGCGTGGTCGGTCTGTACGGCTCCGCCGGTCAGGTGAACTACGCCGCCAGCAAGGCAGGCCTCGTCGGCATGGCCCGTTCGCTCACGCGCGAGCTCGGAGCCCGCGGGATCACCGCAAACGTCGTCGCCCCCGGTTTCATCGAGACCGATATGACCGCCGAGCTGCCCGAAGCGCAGCAGGCTGAGTACAAGCGGAGCATCCCGGCCGGCCGGTTCGCGTCGCCGAAGGAGGTCGCTCGCGTGGTGGCCTGGATCGCCGGAGACGACGCGGCTTATGTCTCCGGCACGGTCATCCCCGTGGATGGCGGCCTGGGCATGGGCCACTAG
- a CDS encoding IS481 family transposase, which translates to MLHANARLTTHGRALLVRRVIFEGRPVAHVAKELGVSRQCAHRWVRRFRVEGVAGLADRSSSPKHSPTKTTPAREALVLEARTRLQFGPARLALETGVPARTISRVLVRHQIPPLAWLDPVTGASIRASRSTTNRYEREKPGELIHVDVKKLGRIPDGGGWRLIGRDAASTASARNNRLGFDYVHAAVDDHTRLAYVEIHPDEKGATAAGFLTRAAAYFKRHGIETIERVISDNAYAYRKSAAFPAAVAALGAKQKFIKPHCTWQNGKVERFNRTLATEWAYRQPFNSNQARHEALAPWIEHYNTGRIHSSHGLTPAARVSPT; encoded by the coding sequence GTGCTCCACGCTAATGCCCGTTTGACGACCCATGGAAGGGCTCTGCTGGTCCGCCGAGTGATCTTCGAGGGTCGTCCCGTCGCCCACGTCGCCAAAGAACTCGGCGTCTCACGGCAATGCGCTCATCGGTGGGTGCGCCGGTTTCGGGTGGAGGGCGTGGCCGGTCTTGCTGACCGGTCGAGTAGCCCAAAACACTCGCCGACGAAGACGACGCCGGCTCGGGAGGCGCTCGTGCTTGAGGCACGGACGCGGCTGCAATTCGGTCCCGCGAGGCTCGCGCTTGAGACCGGTGTCCCCGCCCGGACCATCTCCCGGGTCCTGGTGCGACACCAGATCCCCCCGTTGGCTTGGCTGGATCCAGTGACCGGCGCATCGATTAGAGCGTCTCGGTCGACAACGAATCGCTATGAACGCGAGAAACCGGGCGAGCTGATCCATGTCGATGTGAAGAAACTCGGCCGTATCCCCGATGGCGGCGGATGGCGCCTGATCGGCCGTGATGCCGCCTCGACCGCATCGGCTCGAAACAATCGGCTCGGTTTCGACTACGTCCACGCCGCCGTCGATGACCACACCCGTCTCGCCTATGTTGAGATCCACCCCGACGAGAAGGGGGCCACCGCGGCCGGATTCTTGACCCGTGCTGCCGCCTACTTCAAACGGCACGGCATCGAGACGATCGAGCGAGTCATCTCCGACAACGCATACGCCTATCGGAAATCAGCCGCGTTCCCGGCCGCCGTTGCGGCGCTCGGAGCGAAGCAGAAGTTCATCAAGCCGCACTGCACCTGGCAGAACGGCAAAGTCGAACGCTTCAACCGGACCCTTGCAACGGAATGGGCTTACCGGCAACCCTTCAACTCGAACCAGGCCCGCCACGAAGCTCTTGCGCCCTGGATCGAGCACTACAACACTGGTCGCATCCACTCGAGCCACGGGCTCACACCCGCAGCCCGAGTGTCACCAACGTGA
- the serB gene encoding phosphoserine phosphatase SerB, with protein sequence MSFPNRKEHLASENSTIHHRHARFLVVLDADSTLLHDEVIELLAEEAGARSDVAEITERAMRGELDFEESLRERVYTLAGLPVEVFERVGDRIQVTDGVPELIAGVRAAGGRVAVVSGGFNEVLDPLGERLGLDHWRANRLRVADGVLTGEVEGPVVDAEAKARALRHWAADAGIPLRQTIAIGDGANDLRMMGEAGLAIAFNAKPRVRAEADLVIQHQDLAQVLPLLGLRG encoded by the coding sequence ATGTCGTTCCCTAACAGGAAAGAGCATTTGGCGAGCGAGAACAGCACCATCCACCACCGGCACGCCCGCTTCCTCGTCGTCCTCGACGCGGACTCGACCCTCCTCCACGACGAGGTGATCGAGCTTCTGGCCGAAGAGGCCGGGGCGCGGAGCGACGTGGCCGAGATCACCGAGCGCGCCATGCGGGGCGAACTCGACTTCGAGGAGAGCCTGCGCGAGCGCGTGTACACCCTGGCGGGCCTTCCCGTCGAGGTCTTCGAGCGGGTGGGCGATCGTATCCAGGTGACGGACGGCGTCCCCGAGCTCATCGCGGGCGTCCGGGCCGCCGGGGGCCGGGTCGCCGTCGTCTCCGGCGGGTTCAACGAGGTGCTCGACCCCCTCGGTGAACGCCTCGGCCTCGACCACTGGCGGGCCAACCGCCTCCGCGTCGCCGACGGCGTCCTCACCGGCGAGGTCGAGGGACCGGTGGTGGACGCCGAGGCCAAGGCCCGAGCCCTGCGGCACTGGGCCGCGGACGCCGGCATCCCCCTCCGCCAGACCATCGCGATCGGCGACGGCGCCAACGACCTCCGCATGATGGGCGAAGCCGGGCTCGCCATCGCTTTCAACGCCAAACCCCGCGTCCGGGCCGAGGCCGACCTCGTCATCCAGCACCAGGACCTCGCCCAGGTCCTCCCCCTCCTCGGCCTCCGCGGCTGA
- a CDS encoding glucose-1-phosphate adenylyltransferase has product MGAGNKIFGIVLAGGEGKRLMPLTTDRAKPAVPFGGQYRLIDFALSNLINSQLRQIVVLTQYKSHSLDRHISQTWRPDGMLNSYIASVPAQQRLGKRWFSGSADAILQSLNLLRDEKPDIVVVVGADHVYRMDFGQMIRSHLDSGSAVTVAAIRQPVSLADQFGVIEVDPASPERIAAFREKPSDPVALPDSPGEVLASMGNYVFTADALIAAVRRDADRPDSNHDMGGDIIPDFVARGEAGVYDFTNNDVPGSTDRDRYYWRDVGTIDSFFEAHQDLISTLPVFNLYNRQWPTFSQVLNSPPAKIVRDGRGALGTTIDSIVSLGSVISGAHLERSVLGPWATVDSGAKVIDSVVFERALIEPNAFVGRAILDKDVVVTAGASIGVDPDRDRARGFTVTESGITVVGKGVHVVP; this is encoded by the coding sequence ATGGGAGCAGGCAACAAGATCTTCGGAATCGTCCTCGCGGGTGGCGAAGGCAAGCGGCTGATGCCGCTCACCACAGACCGGGCGAAACCGGCGGTTCCGTTCGGCGGGCAATACCGCCTGATCGACTTCGCGCTCTCGAACCTCATCAACTCGCAGCTGCGCCAGATCGTCGTCCTCACCCAGTACAAATCGCACAGCCTCGACCGCCACATCTCGCAGACCTGGCGGCCCGACGGGATGCTGAACTCCTACATCGCCTCCGTCCCCGCCCAGCAGCGCCTCGGAAAGCGCTGGTTCTCCGGATCGGCCGACGCCATCCTGCAGAGCCTCAACCTGCTTCGCGACGAGAAGCCGGACATCGTCGTCGTGGTCGGCGCCGACCACGTCTACCGGATGGACTTCGGCCAGATGATCCGGTCTCACCTCGACTCCGGCTCCGCCGTCACCGTCGCCGCCATCCGCCAGCCGGTCTCCCTCGCCGACCAGTTCGGGGTCATCGAGGTGGACCCGGCCAGCCCGGAGCGCATCGCCGCCTTCCGCGAGAAGCCGTCCGACCCGGTCGCCCTCCCGGACTCCCCCGGCGAGGTGCTCGCCTCCATGGGCAATTACGTTTTCACCGCCGACGCGCTCATCGCGGCCGTCCGGCGCGACGCCGACCGTCCCGACTCGAATCACGATATGGGCGGCGACATCATCCCGGACTTCGTGGCCCGTGGCGAGGCCGGCGTCTACGACTTCACCAACAACGACGTGCCCGGCTCCACCGACCGCGACCGCTACTACTGGCGGGATGTCGGGACGATCGACTCGTTCTTCGAAGCGCACCAGGACCTCATCTCCACGCTCCCGGTGTTCAACCTGTACAACCGCCAGTGGCCGACCTTCAGCCAGGTGCTCAACTCCCCGCCCGCCAAGATCGTGCGCGACGGACGCGGCGCGCTCGGCACGACCATCGACTCCATCGTCTCGCTCGGGTCGGTCATCTCCGGCGCGCACCTCGAGCGCAGCGTGCTCGGCCCGTGGGCCACCGTGGACTCCGGGGCCAAAGTCATCGACTCGGTCGTGTTCGAGCGCGCCCTCATCGAGCCGAACGCGTTCGTCGGACGTGCCATCCTGGACAAGGACGTCGTCGTGACGGCGGGAGCGAGCATCGGCGTGGACCCCGACAGGGACCGCGCGCGCGGCTTCACCGTCACCGAGTCCGGAATCACCGTCGTCGGCAAGGGAGTGCATGTCGTTCCCTAA
- a CDS encoding DUF3099 domain-containing protein, with protein MKPTRPALTNLPVAPDEERKHRMIKYTVAMGVRIVCVFAAVLAPGWWAAVPILGAIFLPYFAVVLATVSADPRKGDVQRPGAILPVAPPPTGPRSERREEQ; from the coding sequence ATGAAGCCGACACGCCCCGCCCTCACGAACCTCCCCGTCGCGCCAGACGAGGAACGAAAGCACCGGATGATCAAGTATACGGTGGCTATGGGGGTCCGCATCGTCTGCGTGTTCGCCGCCGTCCTCGCACCGGGCTGGTGGGCCGCCGTGCCGATCCTCGGCGCGATCTTCCTGCCGTACTTCGCGGTCGTGCTCGCGACCGTGTCGGCGGACCCGCGCAAGGGGGACGTGCAGCGTCCTGGCGCTATCCTGCCGGTGGCGCCCCCGCCCACCGGGCCGCGCAGCGAACGGCGGGAGGAGCAGTGA
- the glgA gene encoding glycogen synthase — protein sequence MRVDLLTREYPPAVYGGAGVHVTELVRALRNGTEVFVRCFGEPREEPGTVAYRAPGELAGANGAIATLGVDLQMAQDCGGADIVHSHTWYANAGGHLAKLLHDVPHVVTAHSLEPLRPWKAEQLGGGYAVSGWIEKTAFEAADTVIAVSDGMRRDILASYPALDPSKVTVVYNGIDLERWRPLDDGERVRALGIDPGRPAVIFVGRITRQKGLPYLLRAARMLPEEVQLILCAGAPDTPEILAEVSGLVGRLQEERDGVVWIDRLLPNDQLRAALTASTVFVCPSVYEPLGIVNLEAMACGLPVVGTATGGIPEVIVDGVTGRLVPIDQMQDGSGTPLDPEAFVRNLAAALTEVVGDRERAARMGAAGRVRAEAEFSWTAIAEQTRLVYRSLV from the coding sequence ATGCGCGTCGATCTTCTCACCCGTGAGTACCCGCCTGCTGTCTACGGTGGCGCGGGGGTGCATGTGACCGAACTCGTTCGGGCTCTCCGGAACGGGACCGAGGTGTTCGTGCGGTGCTTCGGAGAGCCCCGCGAGGAGCCCGGCACCGTCGCCTACCGGGCGCCGGGGGAACTCGCCGGCGCGAATGGGGCGATCGCCACTCTGGGGGTGGATCTGCAGATGGCGCAGGACTGCGGCGGCGCCGACATCGTCCACTCGCACACCTGGTACGCCAACGCGGGCGGCCACCTGGCCAAGCTGCTGCACGACGTTCCGCACGTCGTCACCGCGCACAGCCTGGAGCCGCTCCGCCCGTGGAAGGCTGAGCAGCTCGGCGGCGGCTACGCCGTCTCCGGCTGGATCGAGAAGACCGCGTTCGAGGCGGCCGACACGGTCATCGCCGTGAGCGACGGGATGCGGCGCGACATCCTCGCTTCCTACCCAGCGCTCGATCCGTCGAAGGTGACTGTCGTCTACAACGGCATCGACCTCGAACGCTGGCGTCCGCTGGACGACGGCGAGAGGGTACGGGCGCTCGGGATCGACCCCGGGCGCCCCGCAGTGATCTTCGTCGGCCGCATCACGCGCCAGAAGGGCCTGCCGTATCTGCTCCGCGCTGCGAGGATGCTCCCGGAGGAGGTGCAGCTCATCCTGTGCGCCGGCGCCCCGGACACGCCGGAGATCCTCGCGGAGGTGAGCGGGCTCGTCGGGCGGCTGCAGGAGGAGCGGGACGGCGTGGTCTGGATCGATCGGCTGCTCCCGAACGATCAGCTGCGAGCGGCGCTCACAGCGTCCACCGTCTTCGTCTGCCCGTCGGTCTACGAGCCGCTCGGGATCGTGAACCTGGAGGCGATGGCGTGCGGCCTCCCGGTCGTCGGGACCGCCACGGGCGGTATCCCCGAGGTGATCGTGGACGGTGTCACCGGCAGGCTGGTGCCGATCGACCAAATGCAGGACGGCAGCGGAACGCCGCTCGACCCCGAGGCGTTCGTCCGCAATCTCGCCGCGGCGCTGACGGAAGTCGTCGGCGACCGGGAGCGTGCGGCGCGGATGGGGGCGGCCGGGCGGGTGCGGGCGGAGGCGGAGTTCAGCTGGACCGCCATCGCAGAGCAGACCCGGCTCGTCTACCGCTCGCTGGTCTGA